From Oreochromis niloticus isolate F11D_XX linkage group LG15, O_niloticus_UMD_NMBU, whole genome shotgun sequence:
TAATGATATGTACACCCACATCCTTTACTTGTCCACCTTCCCACCTCGTAGGTGCTCCTTGTACACTGGTGACCAGTTCATCTGTGGGTGATGGCATGAATTAGAATCAAAAGCAATATCGTGACATTATGCATCtcactgaaaaaagaaactaatGCAACAATTACAGCTCTCTCCATCACATACCTGGAGTGAGAGCGGGAGGAAGGCAGTCATGAATGAAGTCTTTAGCCTTCTGATCAACAGCAGCATCTACTGGTGCGTAATTTGTTAGCCTCTTCATCAGATTATCAATTCGAGAGAAGAACTTTGCCCTGCGCGGGTCTTCCTACACAAGGATAAGTTTTATCTTTAGCTAGTAATTGGGAGTAAACGAAGACAACACCTGAAAAGTTGGTAAAAATCACTTCATTAAATACCTTGTCGGAATTCTGTACTCCCATGTACGTCAGGTAGTCCAGAGGTAAACCCCGTCTGAACTCCACGTCCTCCTCCATTGCTACTTCCAATGCTGCTGGGACCAGCTGAAAAAAAGAGCAGTAAATTCTGAATACCCTTTTGTAAGTTTAACTGTCTTAGGCAATCCTTAGGTTAAGAAAGAAAGGTGATGTATGAACCATCAGCAAAATACTCTCCACCAGAGATCATTAGTATCATCTGTCAGCAGGAAAGACTGCTTTGGTTATTATTCTTCACCTGCAATGCAAAACCACTTCATGCTGGATGCAAGATTTATACCCTTCTGCTAACTACTGGCACACGTTTCAGAGTTCGGCCGTTGTCTTCATCTGCATGCACCACAGGGGGAAACAGGGAGGGTTTTCTACCTTTTGCAGCAGATCTCCCCAGCTGTTCTTCTGGTAAGAGGAGATGGTGATGTGCAGAGAGTGTGCGTCTGGTAGGCAGTTGCCTTGATGGATAAAACCTCGAGGGAAGTAGATGAGATCTCCGGCTTCTACCACCACATCTAGGATCGGCTTACCAATGTCTGCCTGGTCGAAGTTTGCTGAAGAGAAATCACAAAGCAGACACCTCTGAGAAATCTATGCCAGcattaattatatttatttataattctgTTTTTCAAGCAAGAGAGGCTATTTTATTTCCACAAATCAGTAATTTATCATTTGTAAGTGACACCACAAGACatgaaatatttctttttctgcCCTCCTTCATCAAACCCACTCCACCATCATTCTCTTACTTTTAATTACAAGTGCTTTTTACAAAGTACCCATTCCCCTGCTGCCCCAGGATCCCACGAGGTTCAGACCCAGAGGCATCAAATAATTATGCTAACAAAACGCAACCGTTAAAAACTACTAAGAGgattagttgttgttgttttttttactcacGACTCGAAAGCACAGGCAAGACCTCATCGTCTGAtctaaaagaaaaggaaaaaaagagaaaacgaaagagtaaaaaaaaaaaatatatatataaaaataccagatatagcaaaaattaaacaaattaaaacccACATATGCAAATTgactttattattgttttaattcgtctgaaggttcaataaacaccccagtttcacaaaaatgagaattttctggcaattattttATGGTTCAGGCTTCACTGGGTTCAATCAACACTGATTTGGATGCTTAAGTAGTTTTGTATAAAACTTTAGTCCATCATGACCCACATACTATAAATAAGTCTGTTATGCAAGTTTGCTGATTTAAAACATTTGCAGAGATTTACTAATGCAATGACATCGCATAATGTACACGCAGTGTGTTTGATATATTATTCTGGATTTATTATTATGCACTATTAATTCAGCAACAGCATGACTTTAAAATTGTGGTGCTCTTTTTTGAAAgtttccccgctgtttttcacCTTGGGCTGTACACTCGCCAGCGTTTCTTCCCCTCCAGCTGAACCACAAAGGCTTCAATGTCATCATAATGTGGAGCAAATCCTTGTGTGCCAGGTGGTGTCAGGTATCTGGttgaagaaaacacacacacatcaagaCCAAAACAAATGGAGTATTCCCCAATGTGACCGATTTTTGCTCCAAATACTAACATATTGGCTCCCGCCATGCTGCCAAACTGCTCTTGGAGGATGGACAGCACGTTCCACACCGTGGAGGAGAAAGCCTGAGGATTCAGCATGCGGAGGGAGCAGCCACTCTGGGAATTGAGACACCAAGATGACTACTAATCTGCAGCACAGAGCAGATGGCGCACTGATACAGCTAATGGAATGACTTCTATCATGCAgcaatgaaaaatattcaaattaaaatattacttAGTACATAAATATACATCTGATTTTTCTCTTAATGAAGGTGGTCCCggaaaatatgaaaatgagGATAAGCTTTAATGATCCCCACAGAGAAAGTGAATGCAGCTAATTTGCATCAAAGGGCCCAATTATTAGGAAAGTAATCAGGAcattaaaaatgcagaaatcaCTGTAATCTTGCTTTAGACATAATCATAAATCAGCAGCCTGCAGCACTGTGTCCCCACCTCATAGAAGTCCCACGCAGTGTATGGGAGCACTCTCCCTGGAGGATTGTGAGTCTCTCTCTTGCCATTAGTGTAACTTGTGACATCCAGGTTCACTCCATACTGAACATCTTCCTTTAATATTAAAAAGTCAACAAATATTCAGGACTTTTATTCCTTATTTATACTAACAAATATGACCAAACTGCTCTGGACGATTATTAATCTGCACAATTAGACCAGGGTTGTCTCTAATTTTACATGGCGGCCACATACTGTCGACCAGTGAAACGCCCCTTTCtatcagtgtaaagaagtttaactaaACACTTAATCCCCGAGATATCTTAATTACTTTGGTAATGTGAATGGCTGTGGCGGAGGTCTTCATCaataggaaaagctgtaaaacttcagaaaaatacagttaaaagtccaaaatttatcTCCCACTTCACGTGTTCCAAAACTGTCCAGTGGACCAGATTTGCCTTTGACGGGCCAAATTGACATTCCCGAATTAGAGGTTTAAAAAAGGTGCCAGTTTGGTTAAAACATTTGTGAGACTTCCAGTAACAGATTACAATCCTTAAAAGTGCCAATAAATCCTGCCATCCATCATGTCCCCTGATAAACACAGATGGGGAGATTATGTCTTCTGTTTATCCACCCATTCTCCAAAAATTTCAAATGCTTGGTTCCACTTGCCCCTTCCCCTGACTCACCTGGTGCTAATTCAatgttttgaaaaagaaaaagaaaaaaacatatccatTTTTAACTAAGTTTAAGACTTAGTTTCAGGTTTCTTACCTCTCTGAAAATGCGATCGAGCTCTGCTGTAGAGAACAGTCCCTTGTAGTAATCAGGATTCTTACGTTGGACAAAGATGGGCTTTTTTTCCCATGTTTCCCTGAGGAAAGAGGGAAATGTATCAATACCCAAGGCCTGTACTAAGAAGCATGATTTAGGTTAGTTGGTTAACCCTGGGTTTTGAATATTACAGCAGCAGTTCATTTCTCAGACAGGTCACTTATGCTGCAGACCTAACCTGCTCCAGAGCAGATTATGTTCAAGAATGAAGATCAACATGTATAAAAATCACTGGCTAATGGCCAATCAGGTCTCTGGAAAATGATATcaggatgttttttgtttgttttttttaagttatttgtAGCTATAAATACAAAATCTCCTCTCAGTAAGAGAGGAGATTAGTAAGAGAGGAGATTTACTGTCAGTAAaggttgaaaaaataaaatatatatattactttATATAAAAAGAGCTTCGAGAAAGAATGCCAGCTGTTTGTACCTGAAAAACATCTTGTCAGGAATGGGGGTGATGAGCCACTGGAACAGCTTGCTCGCTCTCTCCCTGCTGTTGTTGATTTTTGTCAGGTCTGCCAGCAGAGTCTCGAGAGGCTCAGCGCTCACACACTCCACCGTCACCTGATTCTGACAAATACACACCCTATTAGGCCTTATACGTTTTTGAAATTCAAAAGATATTAAACCTCTATCTTTACATTAGCAGGTAAACACACTCACGTGCGAAACTTCCTTCTGATTCTCCTCTTTTTGTGACGGCTTGAGAAGCTTCTTTCGCATCTTCTTCCTCTCAGCTTTCGCTTGAACTTTGACTTTGAGCTTAAAGGCTGCAttgtcctttttcttcttcttcttaactTCCACCTATAAAAACACAGAGGTTAAAACAATGCCCAGAAGACAGAAGTGTGCAGATAAAGAGGAGAGGGCTGGAGTCATTGCTGCTCCTCGTGCAGCTGTCAATCAGACACTCAGTCTTTGGTTTTAAGTGTGTGTACCTGCACTGAAGGCTTCTTAGCCGGAGGAGGCTGGTCCGGTTTTAAATTCTGATACAAGGCAAAAGCTGACATGTGTTTGCTCTCCATTTCACACCCGATGTACCACCAACCCACGACTTCTACACATGCTTCTGTGcgctccttcttcttcttctacgaATGTTGTGTCGATTTGTTCTCTAATGGACTCTTTACCGCCACCTACAGACGTGTGCTTGATTTGACCTCATTCaattatttctcttcttctccttgttctttttcttcttaagTAAGCAAACCAGTGTgaatttaaaatgattaaaacaatTTATTCTAAAAGAATGTTTTGTTGTACAGCAACATGATGGCaggaaaataatattttttttttaccaaaaacaaaaaggttttcCCAAAAGATAATGAAGCAACAGAGAAAGGCTAatggttttaatttattttttactactttcttcATTGTTGATAgatactgaagacatcaaatatatgaaaaatatatgcaaaataTATGGAATTATGCAGCAAAGACAAAATTGATTAGTAACTCAAGCAGAGGCGGAGGCAGACATTCGAAACACCCAGGGCTTAGCCCTAAAGGGTAGTATCCATGTgggattttttggggggggggttagaaatgactgaaagattaataggctgtgttttgagttttgttaaaaaaaagaatgacttcatatagggaaaaatacatatcacatatgcaggacaccttaaactagttttttaattaagcagtaaggcagaacaaaatcagggctgtatcaagacatgaggactaaaccccaattcaaccagacccagaactgatccggaattaaaacaggactactttaggacttaaccaagacagaaccagaatcagaactagatgatagtagcactaaaatcatcatagacc
This genomic window contains:
- the riox1 gene encoding ribosomal oxygenase 1 isoform X1 gives rise to the protein MESKHMSAFALYQNLKPDQPPPAKKPSVQVEVKKKKKKDNAAFKLKVKVQAKAERKKMRKKLLKPSQKEENQKEVSHNQVTVECVSAEPLETLLADLTKINNSRERASKLFQWLITPIPDKMFFRETWEKKPIFVQRKNPDYYKGLFSTAELDRIFREEDVQYGVNLDVTSYTNGKRETHNPPGRVLPYTAWDFYESGCSLRMLNPQAFSSTVWNVLSILQEQFGSMAGANIYLTPPGTQGFAPHYDDIEAFVVQLEGKKRWRVYSPRSDDEVLPVLSSPNFDQADIGKPILDVVVEAGDLIYFPRGFIHQGNCLPDAHSLHITISSYQKNSWGDLLQKLVPAALEVAMEEDVEFRRGLPLDYLTYMGVQNSDKEDPRRAKFFSRIDNLMKRLTNYAPVDAAVDQKAKDFIHDCLPPALTPDELVTSVQGAPTRWEGGQVKDVGVHIITQTQIRILRAQCARLCNDGDAVHLYYTTDNSRVYHKEELKSFEIKPEYTDAVEFLIHSYPGFVTVGSLPCESAQDRIALAELLFEKGIIHTAEPV
- the riox1 gene encoding ribosomal oxygenase 1 isoform X2, with product MESKHMSAFALYQNLKPDQPPPAKKPSVQVEVKKKKKKDNAAFKLKVKVQAKAERKKMRKKLLKPSQKEENQKEVSHVTVECVSAEPLETLLADLTKINNSRERASKLFQWLITPIPDKMFFRETWEKKPIFVQRKNPDYYKGLFSTAELDRIFREEDVQYGVNLDVTSYTNGKRETHNPPGRVLPYTAWDFYESGCSLRMLNPQAFSSTVWNVLSILQEQFGSMAGANIYLTPPGTQGFAPHYDDIEAFVVQLEGKKRWRVYSPRSDDEVLPVLSSPNFDQADIGKPILDVVVEAGDLIYFPRGFIHQGNCLPDAHSLHITISSYQKNSWGDLLQKLVPAALEVAMEEDVEFRRGLPLDYLTYMGVQNSDKEDPRRAKFFSRIDNLMKRLTNYAPVDAAVDQKAKDFIHDCLPPALTPDELVTSVQGAPTRWEGGQVKDVGVHIITQTQIRILRAQCARLCNDGDAVHLYYTTDNSRVYHKEELKSFEIKPEYTDAVEFLIHSYPGFVTVGSLPCESAQDRIALAELLFEKGIIHTAEPV